In the Flavisolibacter tropicus genome, one interval contains:
- a CDS encoding efflux RND transporter periplasmic adaptor subunit produces MNDTSIIMVVENLLKGLQRPIKSKALSNTRMGTCLKHSWMESLSKIIGYASLLATYLTISLYTSRSQYYKRINDDRAFCLGYFMRNIPILLLYFSFIVLCGCKGKKEGAAPQVIPEVNVITAVQRNVPVYAEYVGQTFGQSDVELRSRVEGWVRSINFKEGSVVSKGQLLYVIQDDELRDREQQAQAQLSQSNILLVKAKSDLDRVKPLAEMNALSKRDLDAAQATYDAQVQAVVAARAALNNARIQLSYSRINAPINGIIGITTVQVGDYVKNVGQPPLNTISAVGAMRVRFAITENDYLKYSQRLGKEGLKNISVQFILNDGSVFPEEGKLDFANREIDPATGSLLVQALVENKTKLLRPGQYVKVRFKSEEITNAILVPQQAINQMQSVYMAFVVNDSNKINPKPVKTGPRVGSNWVITEGLKPGDKVALVGNSIVKPGITIKPVMTSYSYDSTSIK; encoded by the coding sequence ATGAATGATACATCTATTATTATGGTAGTAGAAAATTTGCTAAAGGGGTTACAAAGACCCATTAAAAGTAAAGCCTTGTCCAATACCCGCATGGGTACATGCCTGAAGCATTCTTGGATGGAATCATTGAGTAAGATTATCGGGTATGCCTCTCTTTTAGCGACATACTTAACTATTTCTCTTTATACTTCAAGATCGCAGTATTATAAACGAATAAATGATGACAGAGCATTTTGTTTAGGCTATTTCATGAGAAATATTCCAATACTACTTCTTTATTTCTCCTTCATTGTTTTATGTGGTTGCAAAGGCAAAAAAGAAGGTGCAGCACCACAAGTTATTCCTGAGGTGAATGTGATAACAGCGGTGCAGCGTAATGTGCCTGTATATGCAGAATATGTGGGGCAAACGTTTGGCCAATCTGATGTTGAATTACGCTCAAGAGTGGAAGGTTGGGTGCGGAGCATCAATTTTAAGGAGGGTTCGGTAGTAAGTAAAGGCCAATTGCTATATGTTATACAAGATGATGAATTAAGGGATAGAGAACAGCAGGCACAAGCGCAGCTTTCTCAATCAAACATTTTATTAGTGAAAGCCAAGTCAGACCTTGATAGGGTAAAACCGCTTGCCGAAATGAATGCATTAAGTAAGCGTGATCTTGATGCAGCACAGGCTACTTATGATGCACAGGTTCAGGCGGTTGTTGCTGCAAGAGCTGCATTAAACAATGCTCGAATACAGTTAAGTTATTCAAGGATCAATGCACCTATCAACGGCATTATCGGCATTACAACTGTTCAGGTTGGCGATTATGTAAAAAATGTAGGACAGCCACCTCTTAACACCATTTCAGCGGTAGGCGCCATGCGGGTTCGTTTTGCCATTACTGAAAATGACTATTTAAAATATAGTCAGAGATTAGGCAAAGAAGGATTGAAGAATATTAGCGTGCAGTTTATATTGAATGACGGTTCTGTATTTCCAGAAGAAGGAAAGCTTGATTTTGCTAATCGCGAAATAGATCCGGCTACCGGTTCGCTATTGGTACAAGCATTGGTGGAAAATAAAACAAAGCTGCTGCGTCCCGGACAATATGTGAAAGTGCGATTTAAATCGGAGGAAATTACCAATGCCATATTAGTGCCACAACAGGCAATTAACCAAATGCAAAGTGTATATATGGCCTTTGTGGTAAATGATAGCAATAAGATAAATCCGAAACCTGTAAAAACCGGGCCTCGTGTGGGAAGCAACTGGGTTATTACAGAAGGTTTAAAACCCGGAGATAAAGTTGCGCTTGTAGGCAATTCTATCGTTAAGCCGGGCATAACCATTAAACCTGTTATGACTTCCTATTCCTACGATTCTACTTCTATAAAATAA